In Deltaproteobacteria bacterium, the DNA window CTCGCCACCGGCCTCGGCCGAGATCAGGTCCGCGAACTCGACACGGGCGGCCTTGAAGCCCGTCGTGCCGACGTTGGCGATGTTGTTGCCGATCACCGAGAGCGCAGCGCCCGTGTTGATGAGGCCGCTCCGACCGGTCGATAGTGCGCCGAAGATTGCCATACCCGTTTCCTCCTCAGGAGCCGTTGCTCGTGTCGTGTACCTGTCGCACCTGATCGAACGAGACCGTGTTGCCGCCCACCAGCAGCGAGGGCGGGTCGGACGACAGGTCGACGCCGTCGACCGTCGCCTCGGTCAGCAGGCTGAGCGAGGTCGGGGTGGTCGCGCCCGACTTCGAAGCCGCGATCTCGAGGCGGTAGCTGCCGTCGGGCAGCGCGGTGCCGAGAGCGCCCCGCCCGTCGAACGCGAACGTGTGCTCGCCGGCGCCCTGGGCCCCGAGCTCGACCACGCGCACGGCGGTGCCATCCGACGCGCGCACCGTCGCGGTCACCTTATCGGCCGCTTCGGGCACGGTGTAGCGCACCGCCGGCGCCTTTCCGCCTTGGACCATGAGCGTGCCGCCGTCGAAGCTGACGCGCTTGCCGAGCAGGTTGAGCAGCGCGGCGCCGCCCGTGTCCTTCGACTGGCCGGCGAGCTTGTCGAGCCGGTCGTTCACTCCGGTCAGCTGCTCGAGCTGGGAGAACTGCGCGAGCTGAGCGGTCAGCTGATCGGGCTCGAGCGGCGAGAGTGGGTCCTGGTGCTGGAGCTGCGCGATGAAGAGCTGGAGGAACTGCTGCTGGCCGACCGTCTGGCTCTTCGGCAGCCCGCCGGGCGTGGCGGTGGCCGTGACGCTCTGGAGGAGCGTGCTGCTGACGCCGCCGACGCTCATGCGCGCAGGCTCAGGCCGCCGCTCGCCGGCGGCTCGAGGGCCGCGGCCGGCGCGGGGGCCGGGACGGGCGCGACGGTGCGCCGCGCGACGGGGTTCTCGTGAGCCGGCTCGGCGTGCGGGCCGTGCCGGCCGGGATCGCCGAGCTCGTGCTGGCCGAGCCCCACCGAGAACGTCTCG includes these proteins:
- a CDS encoding flagellar biosynthesis protein FlgE; the encoded protein is MFGALSTGRSGLINTGAALSVIGNNIANVGTTGFKAARVEFADLISAEAGGE
- the flgD gene encoding flagellar hook assembly protein FlgD (acts as a scaffold for the assembly of hook proteins onto the flagellar basal body rod; Yersinia, Vibrio parahaemolyticus, Bradyrhizobium and other organisms have 2 copies of some flagellar genes; in V. parahaemolyticus one set used for lateral flagella production and the other is used for the polar flagella production), giving the protein MSVGGVSSTLLQSVTATATPGGLPKSQTVGQQQFLQLFIAQLQHQDPLSPLEPDQLTAQLAQFSQLEQLTGVNDRLDKLAGQSKDTGGAALLNLLGKRVSFDGGTLMVQGGKAPAVRYTVPEAADKVTATVRASDGTAVRVVELGAQGAGEHTFAFDGRGALGTALPDGSYRLEIAASKSGATTPTSLSLLTEATVDGVDLSSDPPSLLVGGNTVSFDQVRQVHDTSNGS